Within the Candidatus Cloacimonadota bacterium genome, the region CCGGGAAGTCCAGCTTAAATCATAATACTTAATAAATTGCACCTAATGCAGTGTTAAGGGAATCAACAGCTGCGTTTCCAGTAATAACGACACCATCTTGAATTTTGGGGTTAAGGCTATTAGGAAACTCAATTACTATTGAGCCAGAGCTGAATTCCCCAGAAACCCCGTTAAGTAAAACAAATGCCTGCACGCACATGATCAATATCATGATGTACTTCATGATAATCTTCTTCTTAGTGTATTGCTATGAATCTAACTGGTTTAATCCCTTTATGATTGCGGAATATCGCAATATATACACCTGCACTTAGAGCTTCGCCGTTATGATTATGTAAGTCCCATTGACCGCTGCCGTCCGAGTCCAGTTTTACCGTACTCACTCTCTGGCCTCTAATGTTATAGATATCCAATTCCATAGGATGTTTTATCGAAGCCTTGAATTTAATAACATCCTTCACGTTTACAGGATTGGGATATACCGATAGAGTGAATACGGGGGGAGTTGCGGTTTCATCAACATTTGAAACTGATAACTCTACATTAAATGTAAATATTATATTATTGTCTATGAAATACAACTTGTCATCATAGGAGAATGACATGCTATTTGATGGGATATACGCATGAGGAGCGGGAAAAGTAAATGTATGTGAGACAGGAAAATCTAGTGTGCATAAAGCACTGAGATAAATAGATTCCGCCAGCCTCACCGAGATTACTACGATGTTATCATTAATGCCATTGATATTAGGCTTTAGATAGCCAAAGCAAAACCAATCGCTTGGTACCGGATTAGATTCCAGCGGGCTGAAGTTCATATACAGATATGTCTGATCTTCAAAATAATCATAATATGACCTAAGAATTCTATCATCGCCAAACCTAACAAATCTGGCACTACCCTCGTTTAGTGACCCTGGGGCTGGAACAACGTAATAATGCAAAGAGTCGGGTGAAGGGAAATGACACTCTAAATATGCTTCATCATATATTATACCAGGATTATGGATATAGAACCTCTCATTTACAAAGTTGAAATCATGATTAAATGACACTCCAATAGTACTTACACCAAACCATGGATCTGTTATTGTTTTAGTAAATTGATAAATCCCTTGAGAGTCATATATGATCCATGTTTCAGGGACTGTATTGTACCCCATCCTAGAGTCCTTTACATACATAAAATGACCATCTGGCATAGAAT harbors:
- a CDS encoding T9SS type A sorting domain-containing protein, which gives rise to MKVIKAVALALLQCITVFMLYAQQPNVMITLDNSIPIPYPYDEVMKLPSGDLQFYKINTDIESIQVTGFQYLLQTNTLTDVVQIGNVTGIQGECQHEFSTQRFGKFYSVYQYPDSYNPQGLVILRMDANVLEFRIIDEITLGSDFNGHDRIDIVSENSFVFALEDSLVYYNFISNTSQKLLDGVAYQCSPLQDKRVYSMPDGHFMYVKDSRMGYNTVPETWIIYDSQGIYQFTKTITDPWFGVSTIGVSFNHDFNFVNERFYIHNPGIIYDEAYLECHFPSPDSLHYYVVPAPGSLNEGSARFVRFGDDRILRSYYDYFEDQTYLYMNFSPLESNPVPSDWFCFGYLKPNINGINDNIVVISVRLAESIYLSALCTLDFPVSHTFTFPAPHAYIPSNSMSFSYDDKLYFIDNNIIFTFNVELSVSNVDETATPPVFTLSVYPNPVNVKDVIKFKASIKHPMELDIYNIRGQRVSTVKLDSDGSGQWDLHNHNGEALSAGVYIAIFRNHKGIKPVRFIAIH